The Methylomonas sp. UP202 DNA window CGCCGGCCGGCCGCCGCTAGGTTGCGATATGCGAGGTGGACCTGGATGGTTTCAAATCTGAATTATTGAGACAAGCGAACATTGGGCGTTTCGGTGTGGGAGGCTGACGACGGTTGTCGGCGGCATTAATCGGTGCGTCCTGATGCGGCGTTTTGATGGGAACCACTGGTGATCGACATTTTGGACCAAAGTACAATGTGGTTAGGCAGTGTCTTTTCTGTTAGAGTCTAGGTCGCCACACCGGTTGCGAGGCCGGGCCGGAAAGTCACGGGGCTTGTCTTTATAAGCCGGCCGGATTGCGTAACAAGCGCATCCGGTTTCGATCAAAACGCGTATGCGCCATTTTTCATTGCCTTATGATCTTCAAGATCAAGGAAAAAAACATGGCACAATCGTTATCAATCAATCAATCAATCAATCAATCAATCAATCAATCAATCAATCAATCAATCAATCAATCAATCAATCAAAACTAATTCTGGCGTTGCTGTTGAGTTTGCCAGCGCTTAATGCCCAAGCTGAGGTTCGATACAGCATTACCGATCTTGGAACGCTCGACGGTTTGAGTAGCTCGGCGAAGGCGATTAATGATCTCGGCCAAATCGTGGGGACTGTCGACACAATTTCCGGAGCCAGAAATGCTTTCATCTATAGCAATGGCCAATTGACTGAGTTGGGGCAGTTTGGAGGCATAGATATTAGTCCCAGTAAGATTAACAACAGCGGTCAAATCACCGGATATGTGTTCGACTCAATCGATATAGTCCACGGATTTCTGTACACAAACGGCCAATCGGTAGATATAGGTGTTTCCGGGCAGAGCGTTTTTGCCAACGGTATCAACAACCACGGGCAAGTGGTGGGAACCGATCTTACTACCGTCGACGGTTTCCTGTATGCCAACGGCGTGTTCGTCAATACGGGAATAAATACCAACGCCGGCTTTTTCGATATTAATGACAATGGTCAAATTACCGGATACATGAAGTTTGCCAATGGCGAATACCATGCGTTTTCCTACGCCAATGGTCAAACCGTCGATCTCGGTACTCTGGGCGGCACTGGAAGTAATGGGAGAGACATCAACAACGTGGGCCAAATTGTTGGAGATTTTTACTGGTATGGCGATGACTTCAACTTCGTACATCGTGCGTTTTTATGGGATAACGGCGTGATGACGGGTTTGGGTACTCTGGGGGGGGATTTCAGCAACGCGTCGGCTATAAATGATAACGGTGAGGTCGTTGGGTATTCCGGTATTTCGAATGGAGATCCTCATGCATTTTTTTATAGTAACGGGGTAATGACTGATCTGAATACGTTGATTGCGTTCGATTCAGGCTGGGTATTGCGGTTTGCCAATGGAATAAACAATAGCGGCCAAATCGTGGGTTCCGGCATAAACCCTGAGGGCTTCTCGCGCGCATTTTTACTGACGCCGGTGGCGGCAGTGCCGGTGCCTGGCGGTTTTTTGTTGATGGGGACGGGACTTTTAGGGCTATTTGGCGTGAAACGAAACACGAGAAAGCTTGTGTAATTTAGTGTTGGCGTGAAAACAGCTACCGGACGGTGGGCAAATTTGCCCACCGTTTCAATTTGATTTTCCATCTATTTTCTTCTCTATCAAACTAACGTCGGCTTTCTGATTCCGCGAGTTTTCGAAGACAGAGAAAAGCCCGTTCAAATTTGCTATCGGAAGGCTTACCGTTCGCACGGCGCGCCGCGCACGAACAGCAGCGCGCCGGATTCGGATTCGACATTGCCGTGCCGACTGCCGGCCGGCGCCATCTGATAGTCGCCCGGCAACAGCAAAATGTCGCCCAAATACAGGTCGCCGGATAGCAGGATGCACTCTTCCTCGATCGGATGAGTGTGACCGCCGATGCGGCTGCCGGGGGCGAAGCGGTAGTAACTGGATTCGCGTTCGCCGTCGCGATACAGCACCCATTGCTCTATGCCGGGCGCCAGTTCGCGCCAGTTCGCCGCCGAATTCAGGTAGCAGGTTTGCGAGCGGTCGGCGCCCGGCAGCAGGCCGCCCAAGACTTCCCTGATCACGCCGGGCGTATCGCCGAGCGAGGTGCCGCGCAGAAAGGCCAGCGCTCCGGTTTCGGAATGGATGGCGCCGTGCCGGCTGCCGGCCGGCGACACGTGGTAGTCGAATAGGCCCAGTCGCAGGTCGTCCATCGTCAATTCGCCGCGCAGCACGATGCCTTCCTCCAGCCAGTTATGGCGGTGCGGCATTAGCGAGGCTCCCGCCGCGAAGTCGATCAACACCGAGCCACCTTGAGGCCCGTCCCACAGGGTTTTGTAACGCACGCCGGATTTCAAATCCCGCCAGACGCCGTGGCGGGTGCGTACCGTCAACAAACCGGCGTGACTCGCCAGACTGTCGGCGACTTTGCCCAGCAAGCCTTCACGCATCGCGGCGTGGCGCGGTGCGGCGACCGGCAGCGGCGTCAGCGCCTCCAGCAGTTGCGCGGCAATCGGCTCGGCGGCGTCGGTGGGCTTGCGGGGTGGGTTGTCGGTCATTCGCGATAATCCTCGCCTAGGTTGATCGATAAAGATTGTTGCATGCCGAGCAAGGCTCGACGGATGTGCGACTTGACCGTGCCCAACGGCAAACCGCTGCACTGCGCGATTTCCTCGTGGCTCAGCCCGCGCAGAAAGGCCAGCGACACCAATTGTCGGGGCACTGGGTCCAGGGCTGCTAGCGCGGCATGCACGCGATGACCTTGTTGGGTGACGGCCAACAGGTCGATCGGTGCTTGCCCGCTAGGCCCTTCGATCGCCGCCCATGCTTCCGGTTCCAAGTCGGTCAGGTCCGAGTCGAATTGGCGCAGCAAGTCCAAGGCCCGACTGCGCGCGATGGTCAAGACCCAGGCCTTGACCGTGCCGCGTTCCGGATCGAAGCGCGGCGCTTGCCGCCAGACTTGCCAGAAGGTGTCTTGCACCACTTCCTCCGCGCTGGCCGGCTGTTTCAGAATCCGCAAGGCCACGCTGTAAACCTGCTCGACCATCGCGTCGTACAAGATTCCCAGCGCCGCCTGATCTTGATCGACGATGCCGGCCAATGCCTGCCGCAACGCGGTATCGGCGGCCATATTGGCATCGAGGTCGGGAATCGGGTGGGTTTCGGTCATGTCGCCGTCGTGGTGGTTATAAGTGCTATACGCCATTCGTCCGAGTTTGGATGCAGCGGGGCCGATTTGGCTTGGCTGGTTCAGCCGATTTCATTGCAACAATTTTTATCGCGGCGGTAGCAAATGCCGCCGGATTTCGGCGCTTTTGTCGCTGGCACGACCGCGATCCCGACGCTATCCGAAAAAGTTTCATCGGCCTTGCATCCAAATCGCCGGAGTCCCCGTAGTAGTCATTGCAGGCCAGGCACCGATGCGCGTTAGCGCGGTTGGTCGCCGAAGAGGCTTGCATTTTGACCCATGACGAGGACATCAACATGAAAACACGACTATACGCGGCGGTCTTGAGCGGCTGCCTGATCGGCGGGTCGGCCGGGGCCGCCGATTTTGATTTTGCCGGCAATTTCAGCCAAGACAATTCGGTGCTCCGCTTCGATTTCAGCATCGCCAATCCCGGCAACGTGACCTTGTTTACGTCATCGTGGCTGACGGGCGGTTTCGATCCGATTTTGACGCTTTGGGACGCCGGCGGTCAACTGCTGGCCGAACAGGACGACGGCAACGGTGGCGGAATCGCGTTCTCGAACGGCGTGCCGCTGAACTACGGCGAATTCGACAGCTATCTGACGGCCAACTTGGTGGCCGGCGATTACATCGCCACGCTGACGCAATACGACAACTTCGCGGTTTCCAGCGCGTTGGCCGACGGATTTTTACGCGATGCCGATCCTTGGTTCACTCAGGTCTTCGGTTGTAGCAACGCCCAGTTCTGCGAGGGATCGCTGGTCGACGGCAACGGCGATTTGGTCGATGCCAACCGCACGTCGGCCTGGGACTTTCATATCGTCGGCGTCGATGCCGCGCAAGCCGCGACGGTTCCGGAGCCGCCGACCGCGATGCTGTTGCTGGCGTCGGCGATGTTTTTTGGCTTGGGCCGCTGGGCGCAACCGCGTAACCGGGGCGGCTTGACCTCGGCCACTGTTTAAACGTTTGGGAGCATGACCATGAAATCGATAAATCGCTACAGCCTAGGCCTGATCGCCGCGTTGCTCGCCTGCGGCGCATCGTCCGCGCAAGCCGCCAACCACCGCGAAGCGCCGTTGACCGCGCTGGATACCAAGGCCGACATCACCGACTGGTTTGCCTTCGTCAGTTACGACGATCCCAGCAAGGTCACGATGATTTTGAATGTCGATCCGTTGCTGGACCCGAGCAACGGCCCGAATTATTTTCCGTTCGATCCGGAAATCCTCTACGAAATGAAAGTGGACAACGATTTCGACGCCGACGAAGACCTAACCTTGCAATTCCGTTTTAAAACCGAATCCCGCTTGCCGGGCGTGTTCACCGGCTTCGTCGGTATTGGCGACGGTCTGAACACGCCGTTCAATTCGCCGGCGCCGCTGCCGGCCGGTACGCCGCTGGTGCCGGCGGCGATTTCCGCGTTGGATGGGCCGGGCTCGGAAGGCTTGGGCTTGCGGCAGAGCTACACGGTGACGCTGATCAAGGGTAAGGGTAAAAACCGTCAGGTGCTCGAGTTGAACGGCGGGCAAAAACTCTACGCGGTGCCGTCCAACGTTGGGCCGCGCACGATGCCGGATTATCCGGCGCTGGCCAAACAAGGTATTTACGACTTGGCCGGCGGTATTAAAGTGTTTGCCGGCACCGTCGACGATCCGTTTTACATCGATTTGGGTGCGGCCTTCGATACCTTGAATTTTCGGAGCGGCGCGTCCGGAGTCGGCGTGGCCGGGGTGTTGAGCGACGCGCAAAACGCCGACGAGGTTCGTAATTTCGCGCCAGACGACGTGGCAGGCTTCAATGTCAATGCCATCGCCATCGAGTTGCCGATCGCGATGTTGACTCACGACGGCAAGTTGCACGGGGCCAATGAGGCTTTCGCGGTCGTCGGCACATATGCGACCACGTCAAGGCCGCGCACTAAGTCCTATGCCGAAAAACCCGGCGGCCGGCCCAAATTGGCCAACGCTTATGCCCAAATTCAGCGGATGGGCAACCCGTTGGTCAACGAACTGCTGATCGGCACCGGCGACAAGGACAAGTTCAGCATGAGCGAACCCAAGCAAGACGGCGATTACGCCGCCTACGTCGTTGATCCGTTGATCGCGCGGGTCCTTAATGCCGCGACGGCCGGCGTGCTGCCGGTGCCAGTGCCGCCGCGCGTCAATCCGGACCAACCGGCGTTCGATTTGGGCCCGTTGGTGTTTTACGCGGCGCCGATTTGTCCGGCCTGCACCAGCGAACAGCGCGGGCCGATCGCCGATTTGCTGCGCTTGAACACCGGAATCGGACCGACGACAACCGCCGCGCGTAAACGAATGGGTTTTTTGGCGGGCGATAGCGCGGGCTTTCCGAACGGTCGCCGGGTATCCGACGATGTCCTAGACATCACCGCGCAAGCCGCGGTCGGCGTGCTGCGCGCCGGTTTCGGCGCTTTCCCCAACAATCGGGTCGGTGATGGGGTTAACGCCAACGACCGAAATTATCAGGAGAGTTTTCCCTACGTGGCCTTCGCCAATAGCGGCCGGCAAAGCCGGCACGTCGATCCCGGCGAAGCCGGTTGCGCCGACAGTTTGACCTCGGCGGCGGCCAATTGCCCGGAGCAATAGTCGTTGGTCGGTGGGGCGCCGAAGCTTGACGCCCCATGATGCTAACCAACGATCATGAATCGTTTTTGGAAGCGAAATAAGGCGTTGGCTGAGCGGAGTCGAAATAAGGCGTCGGCTGAGCGGAGTCGAAGCCAGCGATTTCGCTTTGACTCCGCTCAGCGAACGGCATAGCTGGCATTGAGGTATTCATCCCCCGCTCCGTCGGGAGAGGCCGTTTTTACTTCGCGCTGAATAGCTACCGAATTTGAAACCTAACAGGAGCTATCGATGAGATATGTACTATTGACGGCGCTGCTGGTGTTCGGACCGGCAGCGCTAGGCCAAGCCTTCGTCCCGGCGGGCGACGATCGAGTTTTGGAAGTGTTGCCGGAGCGTGGCGGCGATTTGCAACTTCGCGCGTTGCGCGAACAACTGCGGGCGACGCCGGACGACCGGGCGCTGGCTTTGCAGTTAGTGGAGCGTTACATCGCGTTGGGACGGGCGGAGGCCGATCCGCGTTATTTCGGCCGCGCCGAGGCGGTGTTGGTACCGTTGGTCCGCTCGAATCCGTCGGCCGAGATGCTGACCTTGCGCGCCGTGCTGGCCCAGAATCGCCACGATTTTTCGGCGGCTCTGGCCGATTTGCGGCGAGCGCTGGCTTTAAGACCCAGGCTGATTGGGGCCTGGCTGACGCAGGCGGCAATTCATCAGGTGCAGGGACGTTATCCCGAGGCGCTGCAAAGCTGTTTGACCGTCAGCCGCCTGGCGGCCGGTTGGTCCGGGCGGGTGTGCGTCGAGTCCGTGTTGGCCGACAGCGGCCAGCTCGAACCGGCTTACCGGCGCTTGGTGGCGTTGTTGTCGGTTGCCGGCCCGGAGTCGGCCGACGAAAGGCAATGGGCCTGGACCGTGCTCGCTGAAATGGCGGAGCGGCTGGGCGATACCGGTGCAGCCGAACGCCACTACCGGCGGGCCTTGGCTATCGGCCGGTTGAGTGCGTACCCATTGGCCGGTTTTGCCGATTTTTTGCTGGATAGACAGCGCTATGCCGAAGTGCTTGAGTTGTTGACCGGCGAGCAGCGCGCCGACGGCTTGTTGTTGAGGTTGGCCTTGGCGGAGCGGCAGTTGGGGCATTCCGAAGCCGAAGGGCACCGGCGGACGCTGGCGGCGCGTTTTGCCGACAGTCGTCGCAGGGGCGATACCAGTCACCAGGGCGATGAAGCCCGGTTTGAATTGCAATTGAATAGCGAACCCGAACAGGCTTTGGCGCTAGCCGCCGCCAATTGGCAAGTGCAGCGCGAACCGCGCGATGCTCGTATCTTGCTGGAAGCGGCGATCGCGGCCGGCAAGTTCGACGCCGCTCGCGACGTATTGGCGTTTTTGGCGCGAACCGGCTTGGAAGATGTGCGTTTGCGGGACCTGGCGGCACAGCTCGCCGGGAGGACGACATGAGACGCTGGCTAGTGTTTCTAATATTGATCGGCGTCAGTTGCGCCGCCTCGGCGCACAAGGCCAGCGATGCGTATCTGAGCTTGACCTGGAGCGGCGAACGCTGGGTCGGCCGCTGGGACATGGCGCTACGCGATTTGCAGGAAGCGGTCGGTCTGGATCAGGACGATGACGGCCGCATTACCTCGCGGGAGTTGCGCGAGCGTGGCGACGCCGTCGCGGCACATGCGCTAAGCCGTTTGGGTATCAGCGGCGACGGCCGGGCCTGTCGCTTGGACGGCGAGGGTTTGCGGGTCGACGAGCACAGCGACGGCGGTTACGCGGTACTGGATTTTCGGGCGGATTGTCCGGCGACCGTGCGGCAATTGATGGTCGATTACCGCTGGTTTTTCGAGTTCGACGCGCGCCATCGCGGCTTGTTTAGTTTGGTCCGGCCTAGCGGCGCGCGTAGTGCGGTGTTTAGTCCCGAGCAACCGACGCAGACCTTCGAGCTTGCCGGCAAAGGTGGCGTCTGGCCTGAGCTGGCGGCGTTTGTCCAAGAGGGGATGACGCACATCTGGGCCGGCTACGATCATCTGCTGTTTTTGTTGAGTTTGCTATTGCCGGCGGCGTTGGCGCGCGACGGTTTGACCTGGCGGCGCAAGGCGAATCTCGCCGAAATTGGCACCGATGTGTTGGCGGTGGTGACGGCGTTTACGCTGGCCCACTCGCTGACGCTGGCGTTGACGGTTTGGCAATATTTGGCGCTGCCTAGTCGTTGGGTCGAAGCGGCGATTGCCGCTTCGGTGGCGGTCGCCGCGCTGAACAACATCTATGCCTGGTTTACCGAACGCCGGGTGTGGTTGGCCTTCGGTTTCGGTTTGGTTCACGGCATGGGCATCGCCGGCGTACTGCTGGATCTGGCTTTGCCGAAATCCGGGCAAGCGTTGGCCTTGCTGGGTTTTAATCTCGGCGTCGAGTTGGGGCAATTGGTGATTATCGCGGTCGCTTTGCCATTGATTTATTGGGGTAGCCGGCAGCGCTATTATCCGGTCTGGGTCTTGAAATACGGTTCGACCGGTATTGTAGGGCTAGCGCTGATTTGGTTGGTCGAGCGCGGTTTGGATGTGGCGATATTGCCGAGTTGACCAAGGCGCGATTGTCGTCGGAGGAACTGGGTATGTCGTTGGGAACCGGTTGAGGTCGGAAATCGATTCGTAATCTTGGCGTAAAGCAGCCGCGCGGATTCGATTAGGTTTTAACTTCGATGACCAGATTTTTTTGCGGCGACTGCGGCGGGATGGGGTGGGTGGCATTGGGATACCACGCCAGGATTTGCTTCACATAGTTCTGAGTTTCGGCATAAGGCGGAATGCCCTTATAGCGCTCGACGGCTTTCTCGCCGGCATTGTATGCGGCCAGAACCAGATCGACCTTGCCTTCGAAATGGCGCAACAGCCAATGCAGATAAGCCGTGCCGCCCTTGATGTTTTGCACCGGATTCCAGGCATCCTTGATGCCGAAGCGCTCCGCAGTTTCGGGTATCAATTGCATCAGACCCTGGGCGTTTTTGCCGGACAGCGCGGTCGGATTGAACGCCGATTCGGCTTTGATGACCGCCATCACCAATTGCGGGTCGATGCCGTAGACTGGCGCGATTTGATTGACCCAGGCCTCGACGATTTGCCGGTTGGGGTTGTTGTCGGTTACCGTCACCGTCACGACCGGTTCCGGGTGGCAGGCTGGGTCTTCGGTGGCCGGAGCGTCGCCGAAGCGGCTCAACATGGTTTGAGCGTGATGGTCGCCGCGGTCGGCGGCTTGTTTGAACCAGTGACTGGCCAGCGGCAGATCCCGTTTGACGCCGCGACCGTTGAAATACATAAAGCCCAGACCGTAAGCCGATTCGCTGTCGCCGGCCAACGCGGCCTTGCAATACATTTCGAAAGCTAATCCGTAATCTTGTTTGATGCCGCGGCCGTGCTCGAAATCGGCGGCGGTTTGGCGCAACTGCGCCAAGTTTAGCGGGGAGGCAACGTCGGCGGCGGATGGCGTAGCGGTGGCAAGCAGCAGGCCGATCAGCGGAAAATATTTCAGGTTCATCATGTTCTCGTTCTGTATTGCTGAGACTGGGCTTTCACAAACCCGGCCGGAAAAGAACGGTACCCGTTCTCCAAGCTTCCAGCTACCGTATACATGGCAAGTGCGTAATCGCCCGGAAGGCTGCATCGCCTGCAATGGCCGATCTTACAAAATCGTAAGGTCGCGCTTGAAATGGCTATTGATCCGTCTAGTATTAATCTCAGCGTGAGAACCAGTTCAAGTTTTTCGTACTATATCGAGCGGCTATCTCGCTTGACATTGCCCAGATGGGCAGGTTTACGGTCGAAACTATACCACACGGCGATTCTCGGCGGAATTGCGCGGCGATGACCCGGACCGGTGTAAACTAGCCTCGATTAGGCTAGTCGCGGTAGGTGGCATAAGGCTTAGGCAAGTGTTCGACTGAACGTTAGGGTTAGTTCGGCAGTCGTCGATATTGTCGATCGGCCAACAGTTTTTCGGGTTTTTCAGGATGGGTCCGTGATCGGAGCGTGGGCCTTAGGAGTGTTGTTGCCGCCAACTGACCATCCCTTGCCGCTCGGCATGGAGCCTTGCGGCAAAGGATGTGATTTCTATAAGTTTTTCAACAGTCGCCGCACCAGGTTGCGAATCGGCATGTTTTGTTGGCGGTAATCCTGGAATAAGCGTTCGATGTCGACCGGATTGAGGTATACGTAAGCTCCGTAACCGGTTTGAGCGATAAACTCGCCGCTCAAGTTGTCCATAAAGGTAGTCAGTGCAATGCTGTTGGGGTGGTTGACGGTGTTCATGGCGGTTCTCCCGATAGATGTTTTGTTTTTATATAAGCGGTTCGCGTGCCATAAATAAATAGTTTTTATAAAACAAAGAGTTGTTTTTATTTTGCGGGTTGCGTCATTTTGTTGTCGGAGTGTTTTGTTAGAATTCGCGACGACATGACGTACATTTACGCTATATCGTGGCGATAACGAAGGGCTACATGGCAAATCCGAAAATTAAGAATCCGCGAGGCCAAGGCGGGGTTGGAGATCAGGGGCGGCCGGGACCGGTGTCGTTTTGCGCTTGGGACGGGGATGTCTTGGTGTTGAACGTACTCGGCACGCCGAGCGCCAAGCGCGATGTCATCGGCAAACCCAAGGGGGCTCAACTGAAAATCAGCGTTACCGCGACACCGGAGGACGGCAAGGCTACCGACCATATGGTTCGGTTTTTGGCCAGGGAGTTTGGCGTGACGATCAAGGATATCCAAGTCGTGTTCGGTCAGTATCACATCAACAAGCAACTGCGAATCCGGATGCCGAAGCGTTTGCCGCCGGTCGTCGAAGCGGAGTTGGCGGCTTCGGCAAGCCGCTAGTCATTCCGCTGCGAGCCGGGCTTGGAGAGCCGGCGTCATTTCGGGTCATTGCCGCCGAAAGGTCGGAAGCGCTGAGCCGGACAAAACCGCTTCGGTAAATGCCCGCTATCGACGGTTTTAATCCTTTAATTTGGCAACCAACATTTTATTCACTTCTGCGGGGTTGGCCTTGCCTTGGGTTTCTTTCATGATTTGGCCGACCAGCGCCATCAGCGCCTTGTCTTTGCCGGCCCGGTATTGTTCGACCGGTACCGGATTGGCGGCGATGACCTTGTCGACGATGGCTTCGATGGCGCCGGTATCGGTGATTTGCTTCAAGCCTTCCTGTTCGATGATTTGATCCGCCGTTGCGCTGCCGTTCCAGAGTTTGTCGAACACCTGCTTGGCGGTCTTGCCGGAAATGGTGTTGTCGGCAATGCGTTTCAATAGGCCAGCCAAGCGTTCGGCGCTGACCGGGCAGGCGTCGATTTCCAAGCTGGCTTTGTTCAATGCGCCGAGCACGTCGCCGGTTAACCAATTCGCAGCCAACTTGGCTTCCCCGGATTCGGCCGCGACTTGTTCGAAGAAGTCGGCCAATTCGCGCGATGAGGTCAGCGTGGCGGCGCTTTCCGCATCCAACGCGTATTGCTCGATGAAACGGTGCTTTTTGGCGCCTGGCAATTCCGGCAACGTGGCGCGAATTTCAGCCTTCAGGGCTTCCTCGACGATCACCGGCAACAAGTCCGGGTCTGGGAAGTAACGGTAATCGTTGGCTTCTTCCTTGCTACGCATCGAGCGGGTTTCGTCTTTGTTGGCGTCGTACAAGCGGGTTTCTTGGACCACTTTGCCGCCGGCTTCGATGATGTCGATTTGTCGTTCGATTTCGTGATTGATGGCTTTTTCGACAAACTTGAACGAATTGATGTTCTTGATTTCGGCACGGGTCCCGAATTCGGCTTGGCCTTTGGGGCGAACCGAAACGTTGGCGTCGCAGCGAAACGAGCCTTCCTGCATATTACCGTCGCAGATTTCCAGATAACGTACTAGCTCGTGTAGTTTGCGCATATAGGCCACGGCTTCCTTGGCGGAACGCATGTCCGGCTCGGAGACGATTTCCAGTAGCGGCGTGCCGGCGCGGTTCAGGTCGATGCCGGTCAGGCCGTGAAAATCTTCGTGCAGCGATTTGCCGGCGTCTTCTTCCAAGTGGGCCCGGGTGATGCCGATGCGTTTGGTTTTGCCGTCGACTTCGATATCCAGATGGCCGTTGCCGACAATAGGTCGTTCGAATTGGCTGATTTGATAGCCTTTGGGCAGGTCGGGGTAGAAATAGTTTTTGCGAGCGAAGATCGAGTGCGGTGCGATTTCGGCATCAATAGCCAGGCCGAAGGTTACCGCCTTGCGTACCGCGTCTTCGTTCAATACCGGCAATACGCCGGGTAGTCCCAAATCCACCGCGCAAGCCTGGGTGTTGGGTTCGGCGCCGTAGGCAGTCGCCGCGCCGGAAAAGATTTTCGATTTCGTAGAGAGTTGGGTGTGGATTTCCAAGCCGATGACGGCTTCCCATTGTGAGCTCATGTTGCTTTCCTTTAAAACTATTCGGCAAAAACGTCGTTCAGGTCGATTTGCAGGTCGGGGAATAAATAGGGGATGGCAATCTCGTCGCCGGCGTGCATGGCGTGCAGTTGGTATTTTTCGTTCTGATCGAGCACGAATTGATGGACTGCTTGCTCGTAAGGATAAACCGTCCAATATTCCGTCACGCCGTTTTCCTGATACAGCTGGTATTTCAGACGCAATTCCTTTTGGCTGTTGCCGGGCGATAAAATCTCGATGATCCAATCCGGCGCCCCATCGCAGCCTTGTTCGGTCAGTTTGTCTTTGTCGCAGATCACGCACAGGTCGGGCTGGATGACGCTGAAAACTTCGCGGTCTTGAAGCAAGGATTTACGGCGGTCGTAGAGTTTGACGTCGAACGGCGCAGGGTAGAGTTTGCAATCCTTGTGCTTAAAGTAGTTGCCAAGGCTGACGGCAAAATTTAGCGATACGCTTTGGTGCTTTCTGCTCGGCGCCGGCGACATGGCCATGATCTTGCCCTTGATCAGTTCGACCGACTCCTCGAGCTGCCAAGTCAGGTAATCGGCGTAACTATAGGTGCCGTTAGGATCCAATTGTGATAATTGCGTGATCGGCGCCATATTGCCCCCTGTTATTCGAAACCCTTCGGCACTTGATTGTGCCAGTCGGTGACCTGCTGGTAGCGGTGGCCGACGTTCAACAACT harbors:
- the gatB gene encoding Asp-tRNA(Asn)/Glu-tRNA(Gln) amidotransferase subunit GatB, producing MSSQWEAVIGLEIHTQLSTKSKIFSGAATAYGAEPNTQACAVDLGLPGVLPVLNEDAVRKAVTFGLAIDAEIAPHSIFARKNYFYPDLPKGYQISQFERPIVGNGHLDIEVDGKTKRIGITRAHLEEDAGKSLHEDFHGLTGIDLNRAGTPLLEIVSEPDMRSAKEAVAYMRKLHELVRYLEICDGNMQEGSFRCDANVSVRPKGQAEFGTRAEIKNINSFKFVEKAINHEIERQIDIIEAGGKVVQETRLYDANKDETRSMRSKEEANDYRYFPDPDLLPVIVEEALKAEIRATLPELPGAKKHRFIEQYALDAESAATLTSSRELADFFEQVAAESGEAKLAANWLTGDVLGALNKASLEIDACPVSAERLAGLLKRIADNTISGKTAKQVFDKLWNGSATADQIIEQEGLKQITDTGAIEAIVDKVIAANPVPVEQYRAGKDKALMALVGQIMKETQGKANPAEVNKMLVAKLKD
- a CDS encoding DVUA0089 family protein, which codes for MKTRLYAAVLSGCLIGGSAGAADFDFAGNFSQDNSVLRFDFSIANPGNVTLFTSSWLTGGFDPILTLWDAGGQLLAEQDDGNGGGIAFSNGVPLNYGEFDSYLTANLVAGDYIATLTQYDNFAVSSALADGFLRDADPWFTQVFGCSNAQFCEGSLVDGNGDLVDANRTSAWDFHIVGVDAAQAATVPEPPTAMLLLASAMFFGLGRWAQPRNRGGLTSATV
- a CDS encoding HupE/UreJ family protein; translation: MRRWLVFLILIGVSCAASAHKASDAYLSLTWSGERWVGRWDMALRDLQEAVGLDQDDDGRITSRELRERGDAVAAHALSRLGISGDGRACRLDGEGLRVDEHSDGGYAVLDFRADCPATVRQLMVDYRWFFEFDARHRGLFSLVRPSGARSAVFSPEQPTQTFELAGKGGVWPELAAFVQEGMTHIWAGYDHLLFLLSLLLPAALARDGLTWRRKANLAEIGTDVLAVVTAFTLAHSLTLALTVWQYLALPSRWVEAAIAASVAVAALNNIYAWFTERRVWLAFGFGLVHGMGIAGVLLDLALPKSGQALALLGFNLGVELGQLVIIAVALPLIYWGSRQRYYPVWVLKYGSTGIVGLALIWLVERGLDVAILPS
- a CDS encoding Uma2 family endonuclease, translating into MAPITQLSQLDPNGTYSYADYLTWQLEESVELIKGKIMAMSPAPSRKHQSVSLNFAVSLGNYFKHKDCKLYPAPFDVKLYDRRKSLLQDREVFSVIQPDLCVICDKDKLTEQGCDGAPDWIIEILSPGNSQKELRLKYQLYQENGVTEYWTVYPYEQAVHQFVLDQNEKYQLHAMHAGDEIAIPYLFPDLQIDLNDVFAE
- a CDS encoding DUF167 family protein; protein product: MANPKIKNPRGQGGVGDQGRPGPVSFCAWDGDVLVLNVLGTPSAKRDVIGKPKGAQLKISVTATPEDGKATDHMVRFLAREFGVTIKDIQVVFGQYHINKQLRIRMPKRLPPVVEAELAASASR
- a CDS encoding sigma-70 family RNA polymerase sigma factor; this translates as MTETHPIPDLDANMAADTALRQALAGIVDQDQAALGILYDAMVEQVYSVALRILKQPASAEEVVQDTFWQVWRQAPRFDPERGTVKAWVLTIARSRALDLLRQFDSDLTDLEPEAWAAIEGPSGQAPIDLLAVTQQGHRVHAALAALDPVPRQLVSLAFLRGLSHEEIAQCSGLPLGTVKSHIRRALLGMQQSLSINLGEDYRE
- a CDS encoding transglycosylase SLT domain-containing protein; amino-acid sequence: MMNLKYFPLIGLLLATATPSAADVASPLNLAQLRQTAADFEHGRGIKQDYGLAFEMYCKAALAGDSESAYGLGFMYFNGRGVKRDLPLASHWFKQAADRGDHHAQTMLSRFGDAPATEDPACHPEPVVTVTVTDNNPNRQIVEAWVNQIAPVYGIDPQLVMAVIKAESAFNPTALSGKNAQGLMQLIPETAERFGIKDAWNPVQNIKGGTAYLHWLLRHFEGKVDLVLAAYNAGEKAVERYKGIPPYAETQNYVKQILAWYPNATHPIPPQSPQKNLVIEVKT
- a CDS encoding cupin domain-containing protein, which encodes MTDNPPRKPTDAAEPIAAQLLEALTPLPVAAPRHAAMREGLLGKVADSLASHAGLLTVRTRHGVWRDLKSGVRYKTLWDGPQGGSVLIDFAAGASLMPHRHNWLEEGIVLRGELTMDDLRLGLFDYHVSPAGSRHGAIHSETGALAFLRGTSLGDTPGVIREVLGGLLPGADRSQTCYLNSAANWRELAPGIEQWVLYRDGERESSYYRFAPGSRIGGHTHPIEEECILLSGDLYLGDILLLPGDYQMAPAGSRHGNVESESGALLFVRGAPCER
- a CDS encoding DUF4331 domain-containing protein → MKSINRYSLGLIAALLACGASSAQAANHREAPLTALDTKADITDWFAFVSYDDPSKVTMILNVDPLLDPSNGPNYFPFDPEILYEMKVDNDFDADEDLTLQFRFKTESRLPGVFTGFVGIGDGLNTPFNSPAPLPAGTPLVPAAISALDGPGSEGLGLRQSYTVTLIKGKGKNRQVLELNGGQKLYAVPSNVGPRTMPDYPALAKQGIYDLAGGIKVFAGTVDDPFYIDLGAAFDTLNFRSGASGVGVAGVLSDAQNADEVRNFAPDDVAGFNVNAIAIELPIAMLTHDGKLHGANEAFAVVGTYATTSRPRTKSYAEKPGGRPKLANAYAQIQRMGNPLVNELLIGTGDKDKFSMSEPKQDGDYAAYVVDPLIARVLNAATAGVLPVPVPPRVNPDQPAFDLGPLVFYAAPICPACTSEQRGPIADLLRLNTGIGPTTTAARKRMGFLAGDSAGFPNGRRVSDDVLDITAQAAVGVLRAGFGAFPNNRVGDGVNANDRNYQESFPYVAFANSGRQSRHVDPGEAGCADSLTSAAANCPEQ